A single uncultured Methanolobus sp. DNA region contains:
- a CDS encoding mechanosensitive ion channel family protein gives MFLNNTIPVYINQLVQSKSGAFASDTVAATIVVVAAVVLAFIADILFEKVFMHYAAKTRYDCDDLIVDALKKPIFYTVAFVGTFIAAEIVFPGNSAIEIIVGFLLTGLGILWIFALLKIDKILFKHVFSHLVRKTDTKMDDELLPLFKNLVDVLIVFFGILAILKCVWDADILPLFASAGIVGLAVAFAAQDTISQFFGGISIYFDQPFKPGDRIEIDDGEIGIVQEVGIRSTRIKNLYNNMIVIPNSIIANSKITNYTSPEETMMVKVTIGVAYGSDVEKVRTVLTNIAKSVNFVLDDPVPYVRFDNHGDFSLDFAMIMWVTHPGEKFTVINEVNTKINIEFEKEGIEIPFPVRTIIHQKPE, from the coding sequence ATGTTTCTGAATAATACTATTCCTGTTTATATAAATCAGCTTGTGCAGTCTAAGTCCGGGGCTTTTGCTTCGGATACCGTTGCTGCAACCATAGTTGTCGTTGCAGCAGTTGTACTGGCTTTTATTGCAGACATTTTGTTTGAAAAGGTTTTCATGCATTATGCTGCAAAGACACGTTATGACTGTGACGACCTTATTGTTGATGCGCTTAAAAAACCAATATTTTATACGGTAGCCTTTGTGGGAACTTTTATAGCCGCAGAGATAGTGTTCCCTGGGAATTCAGCTATAGAGATCATCGTGGGCTTTCTTCTGACAGGTCTGGGTATCCTGTGGATATTTGCACTGCTAAAGATCGATAAGATACTTTTCAAGCATGTTTTCTCTCATCTTGTCAGGAAAACCGATACCAAAATGGACGATGAACTTCTTCCTCTGTTCAAGAACCTGGTTGACGTGCTTATCGTTTTCTTCGGTATCCTTGCAATATTGAAATGTGTGTGGGATGCAGACATACTGCCTCTTTTCGCATCAGCAGGTATCGTGGGTCTGGCAGTTGCCTTTGCCGCACAGGATACGATCTCCCAGTTCTTCGGTGGTATCTCTATTTACTTTGATCAGCCTTTCAAGCCAGGGGACAGGATAGAGATAGACGATGGCGAGATAGGTATAGTTCAGGAAGTCGGTATTCGCAGTACGAGGATAAAGAACCTCTATAACAACATGATCGTTATTCCAAACAGCATAATTGCCAACAGCAAGATCACAAATTACACTTCTCCTGAAGAAACGATGATGGTCAAGGTGACAATTGGCGTTGCTTATGGTTCAGATGTGGAGAAGGTGCGTACTGTCCTGACAAATATTGCAAAAAGTGTAAATTTCGTACTTGACGATCCCGTACCTTATGTCAGGTTCGATAATCACGGGGATTTCAGTCTGGACTTTGCCATGATAATGTGGGTAACCCACCCTGGCGAGAAATTCACAGTTATAAATGAGGTCAATACCAAGATCAATATCGAGTTTGAGAAAGAAGGTATTGAGATCCCGTTCCCTGTCAGAACGATCATTCACCAGAAACCGGAATAA
- a CDS encoding tetratricopeptide repeat protein: MKERNSDVAPVWIEKGLNEQDPEKKLHYFGLALELDPNNPVALNNKGMLLYKKGELHEAIDCYDRILKQYNMSRYLPALYNKALALKKMGRFEAALTFMNRALKQQPENEKIKLHVENLTRIIEGKKEIKPRKETQIPIEKLAVNQIYTQWEPPAVSTLLAYEMKCSQKDIKYYKGFGEDLVKEKIIQDKLNRRTYCCGTCKFRKEDLCQHKDTKAMLISSNAICHNFRPE; encoded by the coding sequence ATGAAAGAACGGAATTCTGATGTTGCACCGGTGTGGATCGAGAAAGGACTCAATGAACAAGATCCTGAAAAAAAGCTGCATTACTTCGGCCTGGCGCTGGAGCTTGACCCCAACAATCCGGTGGCGCTCAACAACAAGGGAATGCTATTGTACAAGAAAGGAGAACTTCACGAAGCTATCGATTGCTACGACAGGATACTCAAACAGTACAACATGTCCAGATACCTTCCTGCCCTGTATAACAAAGCTCTGGCACTAAAAAAAATGGGACGCTTTGAGGCTGCCCTGACATTCATGAACAGGGCACTGAAACAACAGCCTGAAAATGAGAAGATCAAGCTGCATGTAGAGAACCTCACACGCATCATCGAAGGGAAAAAAGAGATCAAACCACGAAAGGAAACTCAGATCCCAATAGAAAAACTTGCTGTCAATCAAATCTACACCCAATGGGAACCACCGGCAGTAAGCACACTGCTTGCATATGAGATGAAATGCAGCCAGAAGGATATCAAATACTACAAAGGCTTTGGAGAAGACCTTGTTAAAGAAAAGATAATTCAGGACAAACTCAACCGAAGAACATACTGCTGTGGAACATGCAAATTCCGTAAAGAAGACCTGTGCCAGCACAAGGATACAAAAGCGATGCTGATCTCATCAAATGCTATATGCCATAACTTCAGACCGGAATAA
- a CDS encoding DNA topoisomerase IV subunit A, producing MADNISPQKKEHDEIASGRLLGLAGELYDQFTDEIVPNVSLPSRTKANIEYSEDSDVWVYGDRETERSAKTVKGAFQLLKTSHVIDFLVKNHLGQNRGSTLRELYYISENWDIAKFREQPESDRLIEDLEIISGLQREYFHMRPEEDGATMFGPIRLREETKRGDRVIHCQEDIGESGYQIPFNVENIEFLDTDAKFIIAVETGGMYARLIENGFDERHDAILVHLKGQPARSTRRIIKRMNEEMNIPVVVFTDGDPWSYRIFASVAYGAIKSAHLSEHMATPGAQFIGVQPSDIVEYELSTDKLTDKDVAALRSELTDPRFASDYWKEQITLQLEINKKAEQQAFAGKGLDFVTDRYLPERLTDLGIL from the coding sequence ATGGCAGATAATATTTCTCCGCAGAAAAAAGAGCATGATGAGATTGCAAGCGGTCGATTACTTGGTCTTGCAGGTGAATTGTACGATCAGTTCACTGATGAGATTGTACCAAATGTATCACTTCCCAGCCGTACCAAAGCCAATATCGAGTACAGTGAGGACAGTGATGTGTGGGTATATGGTGACCGGGAAACCGAAAGAAGCGCTAAAACTGTAAAAGGTGCTTTTCAGCTATTGAAAACCAGCCATGTCATAGATTTCCTGGTAAAAAACCACCTTGGACAGAACAGGGGGTCTACTTTAAGAGAGCTGTATTATATCTCTGAGAACTGGGATATAGCAAAGTTCCGTGAACAGCCGGAAAGTGACAGGCTCATTGAAGACCTTGAGATCATTTCCGGTCTTCAGAGAGAATATTTCCACATGCGTCCTGAAGAGGACGGTGCAACAATGTTCGGTCCTATTCGCCTTCGTGAAGAAACAAAGCGTGGAGACCGTGTTATTCATTGCCAGGAAGACATAGGCGAGAGCGGTTACCAGATACCTTTCAATGTTGAGAATATTGAATTCCTTGACACTGATGCAAAATTCATCATTGCCGTTGAGACTGGTGGTATGTATGCCAGACTTATCGAGAATGGTTTTGATGAAAGACATGATGCCATTCTTGTGCACCTCAAAGGTCAGCCTGCACGTTCCACAAGGCGTATCATCAAGAGAATGAATGAGGAAATGAACATTCCTGTTGTTGTCTTTACTGATGGTGACCCCTGGTCATATCGTATCTTTGCGTCAGTGGCTTACGGTGCTATTAAAAGTGCCCACCTTTCAGAGCATATGGCAACACCTGGTGCGCAGTTCATTGGTGTTCAGCCTTCTGATATTGTAGAATACGAATTGTCCACGGATAAGCTCACGGACAAGGACGTTGCAGCTCTTAGAAGCGAACTTACAGATCCGAGGTTTGCCAGCGATTACTGGAAAGAGCAGATAACCCTTCAGCTTGAAATTAACAAAAAGGCCGAACAGCAGGCCTTCGCAGGAAAAGGTCTGGATTTCGTGACGGACAGGTATCTTCCCGAACGTCTGACCGATCTGGGTATCCTCTGA